One genomic segment of Mycolicibacterium psychrotolerans includes these proteins:
- a CDS encoding aldehyde dehydrogenase family protein, translated as MTADIEHLIAGRWLAGSGAPVRSVNPARPHAVVAEGGSAVAADVDAAVTAAGEAAAAWAATPIHQRGALLLAAADIVDSRAREWGRELAVEEGKTLAEGIGEVHRAAQILRYYGNEGDRHAGDIFASPRAGERILVTRKPIGVVGVITPFNFPIAIPAWKIAPALVFGNTVVWKPAGTVPLLAMRLAGALTTAGLPAGVLNLLVGGPDVGDAIVGHPGIGGLTFTGSTGVGRRIAAAAAARGVPAQAEMGGKNAAVVLDDADVDLALEQVMLGAFRSTGQKCTATSRLIVTEGIADRFLDSLCDRAQRLRVGDPTDDATQMGPVISASAQQSISAAIATAAAQGASVLTGGRPYTDSARAEGYFVAPTILELDGGTADVWTEELFGPVLAVTRAADADEAFALADDSEFGLSAAVFTQDLTRALQAVEQIDVGVLHVNSESAGADPHVPFGGAKKSGLGPKEQGGAAREFFTHTTTVYLRGGRPGA; from the coding sequence ATGACCGCCGACATCGAACACCTGATCGCCGGGCGGTGGCTGGCAGGCAGCGGTGCACCGGTGCGCAGCGTCAATCCGGCCCGGCCGCACGCCGTGGTGGCCGAGGGCGGCAGTGCCGTCGCCGCGGACGTCGACGCGGCGGTCACGGCCGCAGGCGAGGCCGCTGCGGCGTGGGCGGCGACCCCGATCCATCAGCGCGGCGCGCTGCTGCTCGCCGCGGCGGACATCGTGGACAGCCGCGCCCGGGAATGGGGACGGGAATTGGCCGTCGAAGAGGGCAAGACCCTGGCCGAGGGAATCGGCGAAGTGCACCGCGCCGCCCAGATCCTGCGCTACTACGGCAACGAGGGCGACCGGCACGCCGGGGACATCTTCGCCTCACCGCGGGCCGGCGAGCGAATCCTGGTCACCCGCAAGCCGATCGGCGTTGTCGGGGTGATCACGCCGTTCAACTTCCCCATCGCGATCCCTGCCTGGAAGATCGCGCCCGCCCTGGTGTTCGGCAACACCGTCGTCTGGAAGCCGGCCGGCACTGTTCCGCTGCTGGCGATGCGGCTCGCCGGGGCGTTGACCACGGCCGGGCTGCCGGCCGGCGTGCTCAACCTGCTCGTCGGCGGACCGGACGTCGGCGACGCCATCGTGGGTCACCCCGGCATCGGCGGCCTCACGTTCACCGGTTCCACCGGGGTCGGGCGGCGCATCGCCGCCGCCGCGGCCGCACGCGGCGTCCCGGCGCAGGCCGAGATGGGCGGCAAGAACGCGGCGGTGGTGCTGGACGACGCCGACGTCGACCTCGCGCTCGAGCAGGTGATGCTGGGCGCGTTCCGCTCCACCGGCCAGAAGTGCACGGCCACCTCGCGATTGATCGTCACCGAGGGCATCGCCGACCGGTTCCTGGACTCGCTGTGTGACCGGGCGCAGCGCCTACGGGTCGGCGATCCCACCGACGACGCCACTCAGATGGGCCCGGTGATCAGCGCGTCCGCGCAACAGAGCATCTCGGCCGCGATCGCGACCGCCGCCGCACAGGGCGCGTCAGTCCTGACAGGGGGCCGGCCCTACACGGACAGCGCCCGCGCCGAGGGGTACTTCGTCGCGCCGACCATCCTCGAGCTCGACGGCGGCACCGCCGACGTGTGGACCGAGGAGTTGTTCGGACCGGTGCTGGCGGTGACGCGGGCAGCCGACGCCGACGAAGCCTTCGCGCTGGCCGACGACAGCGAGTTCGGGCTCTCTGCAGCGGTGTTCACCCAGGACCTCACCCGCGCACTGCAGGCCGTCGAGCAGATCGACGTCGGTGTGTTGCACGTGAACTCCGAGTCTGCCGGCGCCGACCCGCACGTGCCGTTCGGCGGTGCGAAGAAGAGCGGACTCGGCCCCAAGGAGCAGGGCGGCGCCGCACGCGAGTTCTTCACCCACACGACCACGGTGTATCTGCGCGGCGGGCGGCCCGGGGCGTGA
- the gabT gene encoding 4-aminobutyrate--2-oxoglutarate transaminase yields MTAILAGGPSLEQQRRVRTEVPGPRSRDLANRRAAALPAGLTSSAGVYVAAAGGGVVLDVDGNSFIDLGSGIAVTTVGNAAPAVVSRAMAQLPLYTHTCFLATPYEPYIAVAEVLNQITPGEHDKRTALFNTGAEAVENAVKYARAATGRPAVVVFDHAFHGRSLLTMTMTAKNQPYKHGFGPFAPEVYRAPMAYPYRWPSGPEHCAAEAFSQFAQLVDAQLGADAVACVVVEPIQGEGGFIVPADGFLRSVAAFCRERGILLVADEVQTGIARTGSWFACDHEGLVPDLLVTAKGLAGGLPLAAVTGRADVMDAAHPGGIGGTYSGNPVSCAAALGVFEEIETADLLSRARAIGDIMARELTDIAARTGVIGEIRGRGAMMAIELVVPGSREPHRDAVSALTRHCLDNGVLTLAAGTFGNVLRFLPPLTISDALLVEAFDVLRDGFATL; encoded by the coding sequence ATGACAGCCATCCTCGCCGGCGGCCCCTCCCTCGAGCAGCAGCGCCGGGTGCGCACCGAGGTTCCGGGCCCGCGCTCCCGTGATCTGGCGAACCGCCGCGCGGCGGCGCTGCCTGCGGGCCTGACCAGCTCCGCCGGTGTGTACGTGGCCGCGGCCGGCGGCGGGGTCGTGCTCGACGTGGATGGCAACTCCTTCATCGATCTGGGCAGCGGGATCGCCGTCACGACGGTGGGCAACGCGGCACCGGCCGTGGTGTCCCGGGCGATGGCGCAGCTGCCGCTCTACACCCACACCTGTTTTCTGGCCACCCCGTACGAGCCGTACATCGCGGTCGCCGAGGTGCTGAACCAGATCACCCCTGGCGAGCACGACAAGCGCACCGCGCTGTTCAACACCGGCGCCGAGGCGGTCGAGAACGCCGTGAAGTACGCCCGCGCAGCCACCGGACGACCCGCGGTCGTGGTGTTCGACCACGCGTTCCACGGACGGTCGCTGCTCACCATGACGATGACCGCGAAGAACCAGCCCTACAAGCACGGCTTCGGCCCGTTCGCCCCCGAGGTGTACCGGGCACCGATGGCCTATCCGTACCGCTGGCCCTCGGGACCGGAGCACTGCGCCGCCGAAGCGTTCAGTCAGTTCGCTCAGCTGGTCGACGCGCAGCTCGGTGCCGACGCGGTGGCCTGCGTCGTGGTCGAACCGATCCAGGGCGAGGGCGGCTTCATCGTCCCCGCCGACGGGTTCCTGCGGTCGGTGGCCGCGTTCTGCCGGGAGCGCGGCATCCTGCTGGTCGCCGACGAGGTGCAGACCGGCATCGCGCGTACCGGCAGCTGGTTCGCGTGCGACCACGAAGGCCTGGTGCCCGACCTGCTCGTCACCGCGAAGGGTCTGGCCGGCGGGTTGCCGCTGGCGGCCGTGACCGGCCGCGCCGACGTCATGGACGCCGCGCACCCGGGCGGCATCGGCGGTACCTACAGCGGCAATCCGGTGTCCTGCGCCGCGGCACTCGGGGTGTTCGAGGAGATCGAGACCGCCGACCTGCTCTCCCGGGCGCGAGCCATCGGCGACATCATGGCCCGCGAACTGACCGACATCGCCGCGCGCACCGGCGTGATCGGCGAGATCCGCGGCCGCGGCGCGATGATGGCGATCGAACTGGTGGTGCCCGGCAGCCGCGAACCGCACCGCGACGCGGTGTCGGCGCTCACCCGGCATTGCCTCGACAACGGCGTCCTGACGCTGGCCGCAGGGACCTTCGGCAACGTGCTGCGCTTCCTGCCACCGCTGACCATCTCCGATGCGCTGCTCGTCGAGGCCTTCGACGTCCTGCGCGACGGCTTCGCCACCCTCTGA
- a CDS encoding acyl-CoA dehydrogenase family protein, which produces MTTLASAAKKSTYAPLELFDTARLLDDDEREIGATVRKFVDTVLRADIENWFESATLPKELAKEFGALGLLGMHLDGYGCAGTNAVSYGLACMELEAGDSGFRSFVSVQGSLSMFSIHRYGSEEQKNEWLPRLATGEAIGCFGLTEPDFGSNPAGMRTRARRDGADWVLDGTKMWITNGNLADVATVWARTDDGIRGFLVPTDTPGFTANAIHRKLSLRASVTSELVLDNVRLPASAQLPHAVGLGAPLSCLNEARFGIVFGALGAARDSLETAIEYTGTRSVFDKPLSSYQLTQEKLANMTVELGKGMLLAIHLGRIKDAEGVAPEQISLGKLNNVREALAIARECRTLLGGSGITLEYSPLRHANNLESVLTYEGTSEMHLLSIGKALTGHAAFRS; this is translated from the coding sequence ATGACCACCCTTGCCTCTGCTGCGAAGAAGTCCACGTACGCGCCGCTGGAACTGTTCGACACCGCGCGGCTGCTCGACGACGACGAGCGCGAGATCGGCGCGACGGTGCGCAAGTTCGTCGACACGGTGCTGCGTGCCGACATCGAGAACTGGTTCGAATCGGCCACGCTGCCCAAGGAACTCGCCAAGGAGTTCGGCGCCCTGGGCCTGCTGGGCATGCACCTGGACGGTTACGGCTGCGCCGGCACCAACGCGGTCAGCTACGGTCTGGCCTGCATGGAACTGGAGGCGGGCGACAGCGGGTTCCGCAGCTTCGTCTCGGTGCAGGGATCGCTGTCGATGTTCTCCATTCACCGGTACGGGTCCGAGGAGCAGAAGAACGAATGGCTGCCCAGGCTCGCCACCGGTGAGGCCATCGGATGCTTCGGTTTGACCGAACCCGACTTCGGCTCCAACCCCGCGGGCATGCGCACCCGCGCCCGCCGCGACGGCGCCGACTGGGTGCTCGACGGCACCAAGATGTGGATCACCAACGGCAACCTCGCCGACGTCGCCACCGTATGGGCGCGGACCGATGACGGCATCCGCGGCTTCCTGGTGCCCACCGACACACCGGGATTCACCGCCAACGCGATTCACCGCAAACTGTCGCTGCGCGCGTCGGTCACCTCCGAACTGGTGCTGGACAACGTGCGCCTGCCCGCATCGGCGCAGCTTCCGCACGCCGTCGGCCTGGGCGCCCCGCTGTCCTGTCTCAACGAGGCGCGCTTCGGCATCGTCTTCGGCGCGCTCGGCGCCGCGCGCGACAGCCTGGAGACGGCGATCGAATACACCGGCACCCGCAGTGTTTTCGACAAGCCGCTGTCGAGCTATCAGCTGACCCAGGAGAAACTGGCGAACATGACCGTCGAACTCGGCAAGGGCATGCTGCTCGCGATCCATCTGGGCCGGATCAAGGACGCCGAGGGCGTCGCGCCGGAACAGATCAGCCTGGGCAAGCTCAACAACGTGCGGGAAGCACTGGCCATCGCCCGCGAATGTCGAACTCTGCTGGGCGGCAGCGGGATCACGCTGGAGTACTCCCCGCTGCGGCACGCCAACAACCTGGAATCGGTGCTCACCTACGAGGGCACCTCCGAGATGCACCTGCTCTCCATCGGCAAGGCGCTGACCGGGCACGCCGCGTTCCGGTCATGA
- a CDS encoding flavin-containing monooxygenase, with translation MQDYSDVIIIGAGISGIGAAYRIAEHNPGMRYTILERRSRIGGTWDLFRYPGIRSDSDIFTLSFPWEPWTRQENVADGEYIRQYLADTAHKHGIDRHIQFDTHVTSVDWDSSTDTWTVRAEQNGQERVLRARFLFCGTGYYSYDDPYRPDIAGLDRFGGQVVHPQFWPEDLDYTGKRVVVIGSGATAISLIPALSEKAAHVTMLQRSPTYMMSMPRIDPMVDFIRKILPRKLSHAVVRFRNAMFHVLTYFMFRKAPRFGRWLIRNRTMAALPPGYDVDLHFKPKYNPWDQRMCLVLDNDLFEKVKQGRAEVVTDTIDHVDQTGIVLSSGARLDADVIVTATGLALQALGGIRVFVDGEEIDPTDRFVYKEYLIEDLPNIAWCIGYTNASWTLRADMTAKAFAKLLAYMDSHGYTHAYPHRGDEPIPEKPAFDLQANYIKRAPHALPRSGTRRPWNVRHNYVLDVIDHRFDRIEESMMFGRAAVRAVTSA, from the coding sequence GTGCAGGACTACTCCGACGTGATCATCATCGGCGCAGGCATTTCCGGGATCGGCGCGGCGTACCGGATCGCCGAGCACAACCCCGGCATGCGGTACACGATCCTCGAGCGGCGATCCCGGATCGGCGGTACCTGGGATCTGTTCCGGTACCCGGGCATCCGCTCGGACAGCGATATCTTCACGCTGTCGTTTCCGTGGGAGCCCTGGACCCGACAGGAGAACGTCGCCGACGGCGAGTACATCCGGCAGTACCTCGCCGACACGGCACACAAGCACGGCATCGACCGGCACATCCAGTTCGACACGCACGTCACGTCGGTGGACTGGGACTCGTCGACCGACACCTGGACGGTGCGCGCGGAGCAGAACGGACAGGAGCGCGTCTTACGGGCTCGATTCCTGTTCTGCGGCACCGGCTACTACAGCTACGACGACCCCTACCGGCCCGACATCGCCGGGCTCGACCGGTTCGGCGGGCAGGTGGTCCACCCGCAGTTCTGGCCCGAGGACCTGGACTACACGGGTAAGCGCGTGGTCGTGATCGGCAGCGGGGCGACCGCCATCAGCCTCATTCCGGCGTTGAGCGAGAAGGCGGCGCACGTGACGATGCTGCAGCGGTCGCCGACGTACATGATGTCGATGCCGCGGATCGACCCGATGGTCGACTTCATCCGGAAGATCCTGCCGCGCAAGTTGTCTCATGCCGTGGTGCGCTTCCGCAACGCGATGTTCCATGTTCTGACGTACTTCATGTTCCGCAAGGCGCCGCGGTTCGGGCGCTGGCTGATCCGCAACCGCACGATGGCGGCGCTGCCGCCCGGCTACGACGTCGACCTGCACTTCAAGCCGAAGTACAACCCATGGGACCAGCGGATGTGCCTGGTGCTCGACAACGATCTCTTCGAGAAGGTCAAGCAGGGCCGTGCGGAGGTGGTGACCGACACCATCGACCACGTCGACCAGACCGGAATCGTGCTGAGCTCCGGTGCGCGTCTGGACGCCGACGTCATCGTCACGGCCACCGGTCTAGCGCTGCAGGCCCTCGGCGGCATCCGGGTGTTCGTCGACGGCGAGGAGATCGACCCGACCGACCGGTTCGTCTACAAGGAGTACCTCATCGAGGACCTCCCCAACATCGCCTGGTGCATCGGCTACACCAACGCCTCCTGGACGTTGCGGGCCGACATGACCGCGAAGGCCTTCGCGAAACTGTTGGCCTACATGGATTCTCACGGCTACACGCATGCCTACCCGCATCGGGGCGACGAGCCGATCCCGGAGAAGCCGGCGTTCGACCTGCAGGCCAACTACATCAAGCGCGCACCGCACGCGTTACCGCGATCGGGCACCCGCCGCCCGTGGAATGTGCGGCACAACTACGTGCTCGACGTCATCGACCACCGGTTCGACCGGATCGAGGAGTCCATGATGTTCGGCCGCGCCGCAGTACGGGCGGTCACATCGGCATAA